In Papaver somniferum cultivar HN1 chromosome 1, ASM357369v1, whole genome shotgun sequence, a genomic segment contains:
- the LOC113291543 gene encoding 24-methylenesterol C-methyltransferase 3-like gives MDSVTLLCTVSLVVGGGLYYFICGYGSAERKGKSAMDLSGGSISREKVEDNYNQYWSFFKKPKEIEKKEDVPAFVDTFYNLVTDIYEWGWGQSFHFSPSIPGKSDKEATRIHEEVAVDLLNVKPGDKILDAGCGVGGPMRAIAAHSKANVVGITINEYQVDRAKAHNKKAGLDSLCDVVCGNFLEMPFEDNSFDGAYSIEATCHAPKLEEVYAEIYRVMKPGSLYVSYEWVTTDKYNGENSEHRDIIIGIERGNALPGLRHYDQIPEIAKKVGFEVVQIKDLAIPPAKPWWDRLKMGRIAYWRNHVLVTVLTWIGIAPKGVVDVHEMLFVTADFLSRGGDTGIFSPMYMILCRKPIK, from the coding sequence ATGGATTCAGTAACTCTGCTCTGTACCGTCTCTCTCGTAGTGGGAGGTGGTTTATACTACTTCATATGTGGTTATGGATCAgcagaaagaaaaggaaaaagtgcCATGGATCTATCAGGTGGTTCAATCTCaagagaaaaagttgaagacaatTACAATCAGTACTGGTCTTTCTTCAAAAAAccaaaagaaattgagaagaaagaAGATGTACCAGCTTTTGTTGACACATTCTATAATCTTGTTACAGATATTTATGAATGGGGTTGGGGTCAATCGTTTCATTTCTCACCTTCAATTCCAGGTAAATCTGATAAAGAAGCTACAAGAATTCATGAAGAAGTGGCTGTAGATCTGCTCAACGTCAAACCAGGAGACAAAATTCTTGATGCTGGTTGTGGTGTTGGTGGTCCGATGAGAGCTATTGCTGCTCATTCTAAAGCCAATGTTGTTGGAATTACCATTAATGAATACCAAGTAGATCGTGCTAAAGCTCACAACAAGAAAGCTGGTTTAGATTCACTCTGTGACGTTGTTTGTGGAAACTTTCTCGAAATGCCATTCGAAGATAATTCATTTGATGGTGCTTATTCAATTGAGGCTACTTGCCATGCACCTAAACTTGAAGAAGTATATGCAGAGATTTACAGAGTCATGAAGCCTGGATCTCTATACGTTTCTTACGAATGGGTGACTACTGATAAGTATAACGGTGAGAATTCTGAACATAGAGATATTATTATTGGTATTGAAAGAGGTAACGCTTTGCCTGGGTTAAGACATTATGATCAGATTCCTGAGATTGCTAAGAAAGTTGGATTTGAAGTTGTGCAAATTAAAGATTTGGCTATTCCACCAGCAAAACCATGGTGGGATAGATTGAAAATGGGAAGAATTGCTTACTGGAGGAATCATGTATTGGTTACTGTTCTTACTTGGATAGGTATTGCTCCTAAAGGTGTTGTTGATGTTCATGAGATGTTGTTTGTTACTGCTGATTTCCTCAGTAGAGGTGGTGATACTGGGATTTTCAGTCCTATGTATATGATTCTCTGCAGAAAACcaatcaaatga